Proteins found in one Ovis aries strain OAR_USU_Benz2616 breed Rambouillet chromosome 19, ARS-UI_Ramb_v3.0, whole genome shotgun sequence genomic segment:
- the PPM1M gene encoding protein phosphatase 1M isoform X1: MSADWFRRRFLPRGPLPAQRPPRPRASPVPYRRPRFLRGSGSSSGTADASRRPDARPVRSPVRGRSLPWNAGYAEIINAEKSEFNEDQAACGKLCIRRCEFGVEEDQEWLTLCSEEFLTGHYWALFDGHGGPAAAILAANTLHSCLRRQLEAVVEGMVATQPPMHLSGRCVCPSDPQFVEEKGIRTEDLVIGALESAFQECDEVIGRELEASGQVGGCTALVAVSLKGKLYVANAGDSRAILVRRDEVRPLSSEFTPETERQRIQQLAFIYPELLAGEFTRLEFPRRLKGDDLGQKVLFRDHHMSGWSYKCVEKSDLKYPLIHGQGRQARLLGTLAVSRGLGDHQLRVLDTNIQLKPFLLSVPQVTVLDMDQLEPQEEDVVVMATDGLWDVLSNEQVARLVQSFLLGNREDPHRFSELAKMLIRSTQGTDDSPIQEGQVSYDDVSVFVIPLHHQGQGHSSH, encoded by the exons ATGTCAGCCGACTGGTTCCGGCGCCGCTTCCTGCCGAGGGGCCCGCTCCCCGCGCAGCGGCCACCCCGGCCCCGCGCCAGCCCCGTGCCCTACCGGCGGCCCCGCTTCCTGCGCGGCTCGGGCTCCAGCTCCGGCACCGCCGACGCCTCGCGCCGCCCGGACGCCCGGCCCGTGCGCAGCCCGGTGCGGGGCCGCTCGCTGCCCTGGAACGCAGGCTACGCCGA AATCATCAACGCAGAGAAATCTGAGTTCAATGAGGATCAGGCGGCCTGTGGGAAGCTGTGCATCCGGAGATGTGAGTTTGGGGTTGAAGAGGACCAGGAATGGCTGACCTTGTGCTCAGAGGAG TTCCTGACAGGTCATTACTGGGCACTGTTTGATGGGCATGGTGGTCCAGCTGCAGCTATCCTGGCTGCCAACACTCTGCACTCCTGCCTGCGCCGGCAGCTGGAGGCTGTGGTAGAGGGCATGGTGGCCACTCAGCCCCCCATGCACCTCAGCGGCCGCTGCGTCTGCCCCAGTGACCCCCAGTTTGTGGAGGAAAAGGGCATTAGAACGGAAGACTTGGTGATCGGGGCTCTGGAGAGTGCCTTTCAGGAGTGT GATGAGGTGATCGGGCGAGAGTTGGAGGCTTCAGGCCAGGTGGGTGGCTGCACAGCCCTGGTGGCTGTGTCCCTGAAGGGAAAGCTGTATGTGGCCAATGCTGGGGACAGCAG GGCCATCCTGGTGCGGAGGGATGAGGTACGGCCCCTGAGCTCTGAGTTCACCCCAGAGACTGAGCGGCAGCGGATCCAGCAGCTG GCCTTTATCTACCCTGAGCTTCTGGCTGGTGAGTTCACCCGACTGGAGTTCCCTCGGCGACTGAAGGGGGATGACTTGGGGCAGAAGGTCTTGTTCAGGGATCACCACATGAGTGGCTG GAGCTACAAGTGTGTGGAGAAGTCGGATCTCAAGTACCCACTGATTCATGGACAGGGTAGGCAG GCTCGGCTACTGGGAACCCTGGCCGTCTCCCGGGGTCTAGGAGACCATCAACTCAGAGTCCTGGACACAAATATTCAGCTCAAGCCCTTCTTGCTATCTGTCCCACAG GTGACTGTGCTCGATATGGACCAGCTGGAGCCCCAGGAGGAGGATGTGGTTGTCATGGCAACTGATGGGCTCTGGGATGTCCTGTCCAATGAGCAAGTGGCACGGCTGGTGCAGAGCTTCCTCCTTGGCAACCGAGAGGACCCACACAG GTTCTCGGAGCTGGCCAAGATGCTGATACGCAGCACACAGGGGACGGATGACAGCCCCATACAGGAAGGGCAGGTGTCCTACGATGACGTCTCTGTGTTCGTGATTCCCTTGCACCACCAGGGCCAGGGGCACAGTAGCCACTGA
- the PPM1M gene encoding protein phosphatase 1M isoform X2 encodes MSADWFRRRFLPRGPLPAQRPPRPRASPVPYRRPRFLRGSGSSSGTADASRRPDARPVRSPVRGRSLPWNAGYAEIINAEKSEFNEDQAACGKLCIRRCEFGVEEDQEWLTLCSEEFLTGHYWALFDGHGGPAAAILAANTLHSCLRRQLEAVVEGMVATQPPMHLSGRCVCPSDPQFVEEKGIRTEDLVIGALESAFQECDEVIGRELEASGQVGGCTALVAVSLKGKLYVANAGDSRAILVRRDEVRPLSSEFTPETERQRIQQLAFIYPELLAGEFTRLEFPRRLKGDDLGQKVLFRDHHMSGWSYKCVEKSDLKYPLIHGQGRQARLLGTLAVSRGLGDHQLRVLDTNIQLKPFLLSVPQVTVLDMDQLEPQEEDVVVMATDGLWDVLSNEQVARLVQSFLLGNREDPHSLPSSQLGMNPSERTAAQENRRVPTAGCEFWA; translated from the exons ATGTCAGCCGACTGGTTCCGGCGCCGCTTCCTGCCGAGGGGCCCGCTCCCCGCGCAGCGGCCACCCCGGCCCCGCGCCAGCCCCGTGCCCTACCGGCGGCCCCGCTTCCTGCGCGGCTCGGGCTCCAGCTCCGGCACCGCCGACGCCTCGCGCCGCCCGGACGCCCGGCCCGTGCGCAGCCCGGTGCGGGGCCGCTCGCTGCCCTGGAACGCAGGCTACGCCGA AATCATCAACGCAGAGAAATCTGAGTTCAATGAGGATCAGGCGGCCTGTGGGAAGCTGTGCATCCGGAGATGTGAGTTTGGGGTTGAAGAGGACCAGGAATGGCTGACCTTGTGCTCAGAGGAG TTCCTGACAGGTCATTACTGGGCACTGTTTGATGGGCATGGTGGTCCAGCTGCAGCTATCCTGGCTGCCAACACTCTGCACTCCTGCCTGCGCCGGCAGCTGGAGGCTGTGGTAGAGGGCATGGTGGCCACTCAGCCCCCCATGCACCTCAGCGGCCGCTGCGTCTGCCCCAGTGACCCCCAGTTTGTGGAGGAAAAGGGCATTAGAACGGAAGACTTGGTGATCGGGGCTCTGGAGAGTGCCTTTCAGGAGTGT GATGAGGTGATCGGGCGAGAGTTGGAGGCTTCAGGCCAGGTGGGTGGCTGCACAGCCCTGGTGGCTGTGTCCCTGAAGGGAAAGCTGTATGTGGCCAATGCTGGGGACAGCAG GGCCATCCTGGTGCGGAGGGATGAGGTACGGCCCCTGAGCTCTGAGTTCACCCCAGAGACTGAGCGGCAGCGGATCCAGCAGCTG GCCTTTATCTACCCTGAGCTTCTGGCTGGTGAGTTCACCCGACTGGAGTTCCCTCGGCGACTGAAGGGGGATGACTTGGGGCAGAAGGTCTTGTTCAGGGATCACCACATGAGTGGCTG GAGCTACAAGTGTGTGGAGAAGTCGGATCTCAAGTACCCACTGATTCATGGACAGGGTAGGCAG GCTCGGCTACTGGGAACCCTGGCCGTCTCCCGGGGTCTAGGAGACCATCAACTCAGAGTCCTGGACACAAATATTCAGCTCAAGCCCTTCTTGCTATCTGTCCCACAG GTGACTGTGCTCGATATGGACCAGCTGGAGCCCCAGGAGGAGGATGTGGTTGTCATGGCAACTGATGGGCTCTGGGATGTCCTGTCCAATGAGCAAGTGGCACGGCTGGTGCAGAGCTTCCTCCTTGGCAACCGAGAGGACCCACACAG CCTCCCTAGTTCCCAGCTTGGGATGAACCCCAGTGAGAGAACTGCTGCCCAGGAGAACAGGAGGGTCCCCACTGCTGGCTGTGAGTTCTGGGCTTGA